A region of the Salinisphaera sp. T31B1 genome:
GTTACGTCGGGCATGGCCTGCCTGTCGGGCGATATTCTGGTCGGCACGAACGCCGACTGCCATGCGATCCGGCGCGCCGTCCAAACGATGCTGCACGACGACTTCAAGATTGAGCACAGTACGCTCCAGGCCGAACATGTGACTGATGACTCGGCGCGTATCGGTACAAGGGAAGGTCCGGGCGATTCCTGTGTGTTCGCTGGCGGGCACGCATAAACGGTGTCGGCCGCGCGCTCTACTAGGCCCGCAACTGCCTTGCCCCTGTCCCGGGCGCTTTGATGGCGCCACTGATCTAAACGCGATCCCTTGAGGGTTCGATGCTCGTCTGGCTGAAGGTCTTTCATATCACTTTCATGGTCATTTGGCTGGCCGGCCTGGTCAGCCTGCCGCGCTTGTTCGTGTATCACGCCGGCGCGAAAGACCGACCAAGAAGTGATCAGAGCTCCGTGCTCTTGGCGGGTACGATCGAGCGGAATCTATCGCGGCTGATGTCGGTCGGAGCAGGCGTCACGATCATTGCCGGGGTGTGGATGCTGGTTCTCCTCGGGGGAAGCTGGATCGCTCACAACGGCTGGTTTCATGCCAAGCTCGTTCTCGTCCTACTTCTGCTCGGCTTCCATGGCTGGTGCCAGTTGCAAAACAAGAAATTTCGCGAAAACCGCAATCACGGCACGCGGGGTTACTTTCAGGCCATGAG
Encoded here:
- a CDS encoding CopD family protein — encoded protein: MLVWLKVFHITFMVIWLAGLVSLPRLFVYHAGAKDRPRSDQSSVLLAGTIERNLSRLMSVGAGVTIIAGVWMLVLLGGSWIAHNGWFHAKLVLVLLLLGFHGWCQLQNKKFRENRNHGTRGYFQAMSAMPIVLLFLILSLVEIKPF